The genome window GCAATCTGATTCACGGAATGCTGCACCCCGAAGCAGGACACATCAAGCTGGTTGCAGAACCCGGCGACGAATACAAAGGACACTGCCCGAATCACGGCACATGCTTTGAAGGAATGGCCTGCGGCCCGGCAATTCAGGACCGCTGGGGAAAACCCGGAAAAGAACTACGCGATATGCCCGAAGTCTGGGAGCTTGAGGCGAAATATATCGCTCAGGCCTTAACGTCAATCATCTACACTCTCAGCCCGCAGAAAATTATTCTTGGCGGCGGCGTTATGGGTCAGTCTCAGCTTTTCCCGATGATCCGGAAATATGTCCTTGAGTACATCAACGGCTATCTTGACACGAAGGAACTACGCAACATCAACGCGTATATAGTTCCTGCGGCGTTGAACGGCAATCAGGGCATTATGGGTGCGCTCAAGCTGGCAGAGATGGCCGCAGAAGAGTAGCAGCTCACAGAGAACATAGTACAGTTATATATGC of Synergistaceae bacterium contains these proteins:
- a CDS encoding ROK family protein; this translates as MLYGALEAGGTKMICAVGNEEGQILDQVSIPTTTPEETMPQIIEYFKAKVDVPEGEEKIQAIGVACFGPVDVRKNSKTYGNILYTPKIAWRNFPMVKCLKDALGDIPVGFDTDVNGSLLGEATWGTAQGLTDAVYFTIGTGIGMGAMSGGNLIHGMLHPEAGHIKLVAEPGDEYKGHCPNHGTCFEGMACGPAIQDRWGKPGKELRDMPEVWELEAKYIAQALTSIIYTLSPQKIILGGGVMGQSQLFPMIRKYVLEYINGYLDTKELRNINAYIVPAALNGNQGIMGALKLAEMAAEE